One segment of Streptomyces sp. NBC_01463 DNA contains the following:
- a CDS encoding ABC transporter permease, with protein MTQAAVSTPAARPLARLRDPAWYQEYGVYLAVAVVLLFNALFTEHFMTADNLRTQLVQVAPIVIVALGMALVIGTEGVDLSVGSTMALAAALLPLYLGYGLVAALVMALLAGALVGAVNGTLVSLVGLQPIVATLALFVGGRGLALVMADGQLKQIVNPDLLSLGTGSFLGIPLVVLIAGVLALAVAFLVTRTTFGRQVVAIGGNRSAAALAGLPVRRVLIGVYMLCGVLAALAGILATARLTASDPSSLGTLMELSAITAVVVGGTPLNGGSIRILGTVAGALLMQLLRATLVKHDLPDSTAQIAQAAIIIAAVYVARERRSR; from the coding sequence ATGACCCAGGCCGCAGTCTCCACCCCCGCAGCCCGGCCGCTGGCCCGGCTGCGCGACCCCGCCTGGTACCAGGAGTACGGCGTCTACCTCGCCGTCGCGGTCGTCCTCCTCTTCAACGCCCTGTTCACCGAGCACTTCATGACCGCGGACAACCTCCGCACCCAGCTCGTCCAGGTCGCCCCCATCGTCATCGTCGCCCTCGGCATGGCGCTCGTCATCGGCACCGAGGGCGTCGACCTCTCCGTCGGCTCGACCATGGCGCTCGCCGCCGCCCTGCTGCCGCTCTACCTCGGCTACGGCCTGGTGGCCGCGCTCGTCATGGCGCTGCTGGCCGGCGCACTCGTCGGAGCGGTCAACGGCACACTCGTCTCCCTCGTGGGACTCCAGCCGATCGTCGCCACCCTCGCCCTGTTCGTGGGCGGCCGGGGCCTGGCCCTGGTGATGGCGGACGGCCAGCTCAAGCAGATCGTCAACCCCGACCTGCTCTCGCTGGGCACCGGATCCTTCCTCGGCATCCCGCTGGTCGTCCTCATCGCCGGCGTCCTCGCCCTCGCCGTGGCCTTCCTGGTCACCCGCACCACCTTCGGCCGCCAGGTCGTCGCCATCGGCGGCAACCGCTCGGCCGCGGCCCTGGCCGGACTGCCCGTACGACGGGTGCTCATCGGTGTGTACATGCTCTGCGGGGTCCTCGCCGCGCTGGCCGGCATCCTCGCCACCGCCCGGCTCACCGCCAGCGACCCCTCCTCGCTCGGCACCCTCATGGAGCTCTCCGCCATCACGGCGGTCGTCGTCGGCGGCACCCCGCTCAACGGCGGCTCCATCCGGATCCTCGGCACCGTCGCCGGCGCCCTGCTGATGCAGCTGCTGCGCGCCACCCTCGTCAAGCACGACCTGCCCGACTCCACCGCACAGATCGCCCAGGCGGCCATCATCATCGCCGCCGTCTACGTCGCCCGGGAGCGTCGGTCCCGATGA
- a CDS encoding ABC transporter permease, with protein MNETSPAPAVQAPVPRKTPAAAGGGTPRPATGQRIAELLQRQGVLAVLLTVVIVASFVYPTFGTLDNARGVTVQAAFPAVVALGMTMVIITGGIDLSVGSVFALGGVLAAWASQWGFLAALFVPLVVCGAIGLLNGLLVARAGMAPFIVTLATLLGARGLLLAITDEGATTYLVPKDSAFAELGQGSVWGFGYPILIALVLFGIGGLILQRTSFGQTLFAVGGSNDAAMLMGLPVARTKILVYTLSGLLAGFAGALNAARLTSGVTIVGVGMELDAISAVVIGGTLLIGGAGSISGTLWGVLLLAVIQNLINQIGSLNSSYQSVVSGGFLIVVVVAQRYLARSRRTT; from the coding sequence ATGAACGAAACCTCACCCGCCCCCGCGGTCCAGGCCCCGGTACCGCGCAAGACCCCGGCAGCAGCCGGCGGCGGCACCCCCCGCCCCGCGACCGGGCAGCGCATCGCCGAACTCCTCCAGCGCCAGGGCGTGCTCGCGGTCCTGCTCACGGTCGTCATCGTGGCGTCCTTCGTCTACCCGACGTTCGGCACCCTGGACAACGCCCGGGGCGTGACCGTCCAGGCGGCGTTCCCCGCCGTGGTCGCCCTCGGCATGACCATGGTCATCATCACCGGCGGCATCGACCTGTCGGTCGGCTCCGTGTTCGCCCTCGGCGGCGTACTGGCCGCCTGGGCCTCGCAATGGGGCTTCCTGGCCGCCCTGTTCGTCCCGCTCGTGGTCTGCGGGGCCATCGGACTGCTCAACGGACTCCTGGTCGCCCGCGCCGGAATGGCACCCTTCATCGTCACGCTCGCCACCCTGCTGGGGGCGCGCGGTCTGCTCCTCGCGATCACCGACGAGGGCGCCACCACCTACCTGGTGCCCAAGGACTCCGCCTTCGCCGAACTCGGACAGGGCAGCGTCTGGGGCTTCGGCTACCCGATCCTCATCGCCCTGGTGCTGTTCGGCATCGGCGGACTGATCCTCCAGCGCACCTCGTTCGGGCAGACGCTCTTCGCGGTCGGCGGCAGCAACGACGCGGCCATGCTGATGGGCCTGCCCGTCGCCCGTACGAAGATCCTCGTCTACACGCTCAGCGGACTGCTCGCCGGATTCGCCGGAGCGCTCAACGCGGCCCGGCTCACCTCCGGCGTCACCATAGTCGGCGTGGGCATGGAGCTCGACGCGATCTCCGCCGTCGTCATCGGCGGCACCCTCCTGATCGGCGGTGCCGGCTCCATCAGCGGAACGCTCTGGGGCGTGCTGCTGCTGGCCGTCATCCAGAATCTGATCAATCAGATCGGCTCGCTGAACTCCTCCTACCAGTCGGTCGTCAGCGGAGGTTTCCTTATCGTTGTCGTCGTGGCCCAGCGCTATCTGGCGCGCAGCCGCAGAACCACCTGA
- a CDS encoding LacI family transcriptional regulator gives MGVSLKDVALRAGVSIKTVSNVVNNYQHVTPKMRAKVQQAIDELGYRPNLTARHLRKGRTGIIALAVPEFGNPYFAELAGAVVDAAARHDYTVLVDHTGGLREKELLVSQGFRSHVIDGLILSPIHLETEDLMARTETAPLVLLGEREYEAPYDHIAIDNVAASRDAVRHLIDHGHRRIAFLGSRTGRERQPAHLRLRGWREELAAAGIEADESLVVVTDGYGREDGATAMAALLDRGEQPDAVFAYNDLIAIGAMRTLSERGLRIPEDVAVVGFDNIEESLYGATTLTTVAPDKEAIARLAVDSLVERLSGNPVSEPRRPRPGYRLVVRESTVPRPPAEPAGP, from the coding sequence GTGGGCGTCAGCCTCAAGGACGTTGCACTACGGGCGGGCGTGTCCATCAAGACCGTGTCGAACGTGGTGAACAACTATCAGCACGTCACACCGAAGATGCGGGCCAAGGTGCAGCAGGCCATCGACGAGCTCGGCTACCGGCCGAACCTCACCGCACGCCATCTGCGCAAGGGCCGCACCGGCATCATCGCCCTCGCCGTCCCCGAGTTCGGCAACCCGTACTTCGCGGAGCTGGCCGGCGCCGTCGTCGACGCCGCCGCCCGGCACGACTACACCGTGCTGGTCGACCACACCGGCGGACTGCGCGAGAAGGAACTCCTGGTCAGCCAGGGATTCCGGTCCCATGTGATCGACGGGCTCATCCTCAGCCCCATCCACCTGGAGACCGAGGACCTGATGGCGCGCACCGAGACCGCGCCCCTGGTGCTGCTCGGCGAGCGCGAGTACGAGGCCCCGTACGACCACATCGCCATCGACAACGTGGCGGCCTCCCGCGACGCCGTGCGCCACCTCATCGACCACGGCCACCGCCGGATCGCGTTCCTCGGCTCGCGCACCGGCCGCGAACGCCAGCCCGCCCACCTGCGGCTGCGCGGCTGGCGGGAGGAGCTGGCCGCCGCCGGAATCGAGGCCGACGAGTCGCTCGTCGTCGTCACCGACGGCTACGGCCGCGAGGACGGAGCCACCGCCATGGCCGCCCTCCTGGACCGCGGGGAGCAGCCGGACGCCGTCTTCGCGTACAACGACCTCATCGCCATCGGGGCGATGCGCACGCTGTCGGAGCGAGGGCTGCGCATCCCCGAGGATGTCGCCGTCGTCGGGTTCGACAACATCGAGGAGAGCCTCTACGGGGCCACCACGCTCACCACCGTGGCCCCCGACAAGGAGGCCATCGCCCGGCTGGCCGTCGACAGCCTCGTCGAGCGCCTCTCCGGCAACCCGGTCTCCGAACCCCGGCGCCCGCGGCCCGGCTACCGGCTCGTCGTCCGCGAATCCACCGTTCCCCGGCCTCCTGCCGAGCCCGCCGGACCGTGA
- a CDS encoding galactose mutarotase, producing the protein MPRPTVNRKPFGAHGRTDVDVWTLDSGTGVEAEILTYGGVLHRLTVPDTGGVPASVVRPLVSLDDYTGKNPFFGALIGRFANRIAHGRFTLDGTAHQVPATDRGHALHGGPDGFHTHVWQAAGEADDTAATLRLTLHSPDGDMGFPGALDVTVTYTLDTAGTLALDYTATTDRPTVINLTNHAYFELTARGDILGHTLQVDAGHYLPVDDDGIPEGPALPVQATPFDLTAPHTVGDRIALPDEQLRRAGGFDHCWVLDGPRSPDGLRRAARLTAPGAVRVMEVWTTEPGIQVYTANQLDGTLAAPEGGRHERHSAVCLETQHLPDSPNRPDHPGTVLRPDEVFSSRTELRFPHLAAATD; encoded by the coding sequence ATGCCTCGCCCCACCGTGAACCGCAAACCGTTCGGCGCCCACGGGCGCACGGACGTCGATGTCTGGACGCTCGACTCCGGTACCGGAGTCGAGGCCGAGATCCTCACCTACGGTGGCGTCCTGCACCGTCTCACCGTGCCGGACACCGGGGGAGTCCCCGCCTCGGTCGTACGCCCGCTGGTGTCCCTCGACGACTACACGGGCAAGAACCCGTTCTTCGGCGCCCTCATCGGCCGCTTCGCCAACCGCATCGCGCACGGCCGCTTCACCCTCGACGGCACGGCCCACCAGGTCCCCGCCACCGACCGGGGCCACGCCCTGCACGGCGGGCCCGACGGCTTCCACACCCACGTCTGGCAGGCCGCAGGCGAGGCAGACGACACGGCCGCGACGCTCCGGCTCACCCTGCACAGCCCCGACGGCGACATGGGGTTCCCCGGCGCGCTGGACGTCACCGTGACGTACACCCTGGACACCGCGGGCACCCTCGCCCTCGACTACACCGCCACCACCGACCGTCCCACCGTCATCAACCTCACCAACCACGCCTACTTCGAGCTCACCGCCCGGGGCGACATCCTCGGCCACACGCTCCAGGTGGACGCCGGCCACTACCTCCCCGTCGACGACGACGGCATTCCCGAGGGCCCCGCCCTGCCCGTGCAGGCCACCCCGTTCGATCTCACCGCCCCGCACACCGTCGGGGACCGCATCGCGCTGCCGGACGAGCAGCTGCGCCGGGCCGGCGGCTTCGACCACTGCTGGGTGCTGGACGGGCCCCGCTCACCGGACGGCCTGCGCCGCGCCGCCCGGCTCACCGCTCCCGGTGCCGTGCGCGTCATGGAGGTGTGGACCACCGAACCCGGCATCCAGGTCTACACAGCCAACCAGCTCGACGGCACCCTGGCCGCCCCCGAGGGCGGACGCCACGAGCGTCACAGCGCCGTCTGCCTGGAGACCCAGCACCTGCCCGACTCACCCAACCGTCCGGACCACCCCGGCACGGTCCTGCGGCCGGACGAGGTCTTCTCCAGCCGCACCGAGCTGAGGTTCCCGCACCTCGCGGCGGCCACGGACTGA
- a CDS encoding acyl-CoA thioesterase, which produces MTFFVDVTVRGYELDTQGHLNQAVYLQYAEHARWELLRAAGLPQEKLLADGVGPVALEVTVKYRRELRGGERVRVTCRFEYGEGKTFTVAQQVLKEDGTVAAEITGVAGVLDLTTRRLVADPGDRLASLAKEPELLSG; this is translated from the coding sequence ATGACCTTTTTTGTGGACGTGACCGTGCGGGGTTACGAGCTCGACACGCAGGGACATCTCAACCAGGCGGTCTACCTCCAGTACGCCGAGCACGCGCGCTGGGAGCTGCTGCGGGCCGCCGGACTGCCCCAGGAGAAGCTGCTGGCCGACGGAGTGGGGCCGGTGGCGCTGGAGGTCACGGTGAAGTACCGCCGCGAGCTGCGCGGTGGCGAGCGGGTGCGGGTGACCTGCCGGTTCGAGTACGGGGAGGGCAAGACGTTCACCGTCGCCCAGCAGGTCCTCAAGGAGGACGGCACGGTGGCGGCCGAGATCACGGGCGTCGCGGGCGTCCTCGATCTGACGACGCGCAGGCTGGTCGCCGATCCGGGTGACCGGCTCGCCTCGCTCGCCAAGGAGCCGGAGCTGCTGAGCGGCTG